A single region of the Solwaraspora sp. WMMD791 genome encodes:
- a CDS encoding endonuclease/exonuclease/phosphatase family protein — MSGEPRLRVLTYNIHGQRDDRAALTDVVRSVAPDVAILQEAPRRWRWRSRSAALADSFAMVVGAGGLPGMGNLLLTSLRVRVLDSWTVRFPLTPGRHLRAAVFARCAVGPARFVVVGSHLSTDPAERPAQARLLRQACADVDDPLILGLDVNDTPPAAGADSPVWREVAAGLTDAAVIGGAGDICTFPCAGPRRRIDAIFVDPRIRVAAATVVDTPAARRASDHFPVVADLVLAGPGTGLDKRGG, encoded by the coding sequence GTGAGCGGCGAACCGCGGCTGCGGGTGTTGACGTACAACATCCACGGCCAACGTGACGACCGGGCCGCGCTGACCGACGTGGTCCGGTCCGTCGCACCCGACGTGGCGATCCTGCAGGAGGCACCCCGGCGCTGGCGCTGGCGCAGCCGGAGCGCGGCGCTGGCCGACTCGTTCGCCATGGTGGTCGGTGCCGGCGGCCTGCCGGGGATGGGCAACCTGCTGCTGACCAGCCTGCGGGTCCGGGTGCTGGACAGCTGGACCGTACGGTTCCCGCTGACCCCCGGCCGGCACCTGCGCGCGGCGGTCTTCGCCCGCTGCGCCGTCGGCCCGGCGCGGTTCGTGGTCGTCGGCTCCCACCTGTCCACCGACCCCGCCGAACGCCCCGCGCAGGCCCGCCTGCTGCGGCAGGCATGTGCCGACGTCGACGACCCGCTGATTCTGGGCCTGGACGTCAACGACACGCCACCGGCGGCCGGGGCGGACTCGCCGGTCTGGCGCGAGGTCGCGGCCGGGTTGACCGACGCGGCGGTGATCGGCGGTGCCGGCGACATCTGCACCTTCCCGTGTGCCGGGCCCCGGCGGCGGATCGACGCGATCTTCGTCGACCCCCGGATCCGGGTCGCCGCCGCCACGGTGGTCGACACCCCGGCGGCCCGCCGGGCCAGCGACCATTTCCCGGTTGTCGCCGATCTGGTACTCGCCGGACCGGGGACGGGGCTGGACAAGCGGGGCGGCTAA
- a CDS encoding SAM-dependent methyltransferase, which yields MDRPHWVSEDIDVERPSVARMYDYYLGGSHNFAVDRAAAQAMIAAVPDAPLMAQANRAFLRRAVQFLVDAGVRQFLDIGSGIPTVGNVHEIAQRLAPESRVAYVDVDPVAVAHSREILAGNDQTTILQEDLRNPERILHDPQVRKLLDFDQPIAVMVVAVLHFVPDSDDPAGILRTLRDALAPGSYLVLSQASDDGRSDAERREADEIYRRTDNPLNVRSRTALTSLFAGFDLVEPGVVWVPQWRPETPDAAEDAERAVFMGGVGRLSG from the coding sequence ATGGATCGCCCGCACTGGGTATCGGAGGACATCGACGTCGAGCGACCCAGCGTCGCCCGGATGTACGACTACTACCTCGGTGGCTCGCACAATTTCGCCGTCGACCGGGCCGCCGCCCAGGCGATGATCGCCGCCGTTCCGGACGCACCACTGATGGCCCAGGCGAACCGCGCCTTCCTACGGCGGGCCGTGCAGTTCCTCGTCGACGCCGGCGTCCGTCAGTTCCTCGACATCGGATCGGGGATCCCGACCGTCGGCAACGTTCACGAGATCGCGCAGCGACTGGCCCCCGAGTCACGGGTGGCCTACGTCGACGTCGACCCGGTCGCGGTCGCCCACAGTCGAGAGATCCTCGCCGGCAACGATCAGACCACGATCCTGCAGGAGGACCTGCGCAACCCGGAGCGGATCCTGCACGATCCACAGGTGCGCAAGCTGCTCGACTTCGACCAGCCGATCGCGGTGATGGTCGTCGCCGTACTGCACTTCGTGCCGGACTCCGACGACCCCGCCGGCATCCTGCGCACGCTGCGCGACGCGCTCGCCCCGGGCAGCTACCTGGTCCTGTCCCAGGCGAGCGACGACGGCCGCAGCGACGCCGAGCGACGCGAGGCCGACGAGATCTACCGGCGCACCGACAACCCGCTCAATGTCCGTTCCCGGACGGCGTTGACCAGCCTGTTCGCCGGATTCGACCTCGTCGAGCCCGGTGTCGTGTGGGTGCCGCAGTGGCGGCCGGAGACGCCGGACGCCGCCGAGGACGCCGAGCGTGCCGTCTTCATGGGCGGGGTGGGCCGGCTCAGTGGCTGA
- a CDS encoding AMP-dependent synthetase/ligase — MREFSVPPVVTVGEAANLTDPVWDNAEQAPDAVQFTRPGPTGYVDVTCRQFRDEVVALACGLIGAGVQPGDRVGLMSKTRYEWTLTDYAIWSIGAVTVPIYETSSAEQVAWILADSGAVACVLETNAHAITLASVRDQLPALREVWQLDTGGVDEIVARGATVDAAQVDQRRRARHAGDVATIIYTSGTTGRPKGCVLTHRNMYADIANAIPGLPNLFHEGASTLLFLPLAHSFARLIQIGAVHARATMTHAADPKNLVADLAQVRPTFVLSVPRVFEKVYNAAKQRAHGDGKGAIFDRADRVAVAYSEALDAPGGPGFALRARHALFDRLVYRKLRAALGGRCRTAISGGAPLGTRLAHFFRGVGVTVYEGYGLTETSPAVSVNLQHAIRIGTVGRPLPGVSVRIADDGEVLISGDLVFQGYWNNPEQTAEVLTEDGWFRSGDLGRLDGDGFLSITGRKKELIVTAGGKNVAPAVLEDRVRAHPLVSQCMVIGDRKPFIAALVTIDEEAWPGWLERNGHPAGRTVAQLCDDPALRAEIQQAVDDANRAVSAAESIRQFRILSQDFTESTGELTPSLKVKRAVVLTNHDATITEIYGS; from the coding sequence GTGCGCGAGTTCTCCGTACCACCGGTCGTCACCGTCGGTGAAGCCGCCAACCTGACCGACCCGGTCTGGGACAACGCCGAGCAGGCCCCGGACGCGGTGCAGTTCACCCGCCCCGGGCCGACCGGGTACGTCGACGTGACCTGCCGACAGTTCCGCGACGAGGTGGTCGCCCTGGCCTGCGGCCTGATCGGGGCCGGCGTGCAGCCGGGTGACCGCGTCGGGCTGATGAGCAAGACCCGGTACGAGTGGACCCTGACCGACTACGCGATCTGGTCGATCGGCGCGGTCACCGTGCCGATCTACGAGACGTCCAGCGCCGAACAGGTCGCCTGGATCCTGGCCGACTCCGGCGCGGTGGCCTGCGTACTGGAGACCAACGCGCACGCGATCACCCTCGCCTCGGTCCGCGACCAGCTGCCCGCGCTGCGCGAGGTCTGGCAGCTGGACACCGGCGGCGTGGACGAGATCGTCGCGCGCGGCGCGACGGTCGACGCCGCCCAGGTGGACCAGCGTCGACGGGCCCGGCATGCCGGCGACGTCGCGACGATCATCTACACCAGCGGAACCACCGGACGGCCGAAGGGCTGCGTCCTGACCCACCGGAACATGTACGCCGACATCGCCAACGCGATCCCCGGTCTGCCGAACCTGTTCCACGAGGGTGCGTCGACCCTGTTGTTCCTGCCCCTGGCCCACTCCTTCGCCCGGTTGATCCAGATCGGCGCGGTGCATGCCCGGGCCACGATGACCCACGCCGCCGACCCGAAGAACCTGGTCGCCGATCTGGCCCAGGTCCGACCCACCTTCGTACTGTCCGTACCACGGGTGTTCGAGAAGGTCTACAACGCCGCCAAGCAGCGTGCCCACGGCGACGGCAAGGGTGCCATCTTCGACCGGGCCGACCGGGTGGCGGTCGCCTACAGCGAGGCCCTGGACGCCCCGGGTGGCCCAGGGTTCGCGCTGCGGGCCCGGCACGCCCTGTTCGACCGGCTGGTCTACCGCAAGCTGCGGGCCGCCCTCGGCGGCCGGTGCCGCACCGCGATCTCCGGTGGCGCACCGCTGGGCACCCGGCTGGCGCACTTCTTCCGGGGCGTCGGAGTCACCGTCTACGAGGGGTACGGCCTCACCGAGACCTCACCGGCGGTCTCGGTGAACCTGCAGCACGCGATCCGGATCGGCACGGTGGGCCGACCGCTGCCCGGGGTCAGTGTGCGCATCGCCGACGACGGGGAGGTGCTGATCTCCGGTGACCTGGTGTTCCAGGGCTACTGGAACAACCCGGAGCAGACCGCTGAGGTACTCACCGAGGACGGCTGGTTCCGCAGCGGCGACCTGGGCCGGCTCGACGGTGACGGGTTCCTCAGCATCACCGGCCGCAAGAAGGAGTTGATCGTCACCGCCGGCGGCAAGAACGTCGCGCCGGCTGTCCTGGAGGACCGGGTACGGGCCCACCCCCTGGTCAGTCAGTGCATGGTGATCGGTGACCGCAAGCCGTTCATCGCCGCGCTGGTCACCATCGACGAGGAGGCCTGGCCGGGCTGGCTGGAACGCAACGGCCACCCGGCCGGGCGTACCGTCGCGCAGCTGTGCGACGACCCGGCGCTGCGGGCCGAGATCCAGCAGGCCGTCGACGACGCCAACCGGGCCGTCTCCGCCGCCGAGTCCATCCGCCAGTTCCGCATCCTGAGCCAGGACTTCACCGAGTCCACCGGCGAGCTGACCCCGTCACTGAAGGTGAAGCGGGCCGTCGTGCTGACCAACCACGACGCCACGATCACCGAGATCTACGGGAGCTGA
- a CDS encoding trehalose-6-phosphate synthase produces MRQSSLVVVANRLPVDDSVARDGACEWRRSPGGLVSALHPILQHTPATWVGWAGGTGPAPSLPDIDGVRMHTVALSAEDIQDHYEGFANATLWPLYHDSVEQPTYHRRWWEAYQRVNQRFADAAAAAAEPGAIVWVQDYHLQLVPGMLRALRPDLLIGFFLHVPFPPPELFMQLPRRAELMLGMLGADLVGFQRAQAAHNFAQLATKVLKVPATDRRIAIDDRVVRIGAFPVSINMSEMESLAARPDVVERARQLRADLGDPQHVILSVDRMDYTKGIEQRLKAYSELIADGHIKVRDTVMVQVAVPSRERVEQYRILRDRVEREVGRINGEFGRVGEPAIHYLNQSFSRADLAALYRVADIMAVTPLRDGMNLVAKEYVAARVDDDGALLLSEFAGAAAEFQQAYLVNPHDLDGLKLTLMHALEAAPTDIADRMRSMREHLRHHDIRAWVHGYLTSLDRTGSLAARLTA; encoded by the coding sequence ATGCGTCAGAGTTCTCTCGTCGTGGTGGCCAACCGGCTGCCGGTGGACGACAGCGTCGCACGCGACGGCGCGTGCGAGTGGCGTCGAAGCCCCGGCGGACTGGTCAGCGCACTGCACCCGATCCTGCAGCACACCCCGGCGACCTGGGTCGGGTGGGCCGGTGGCACCGGGCCCGCGCCGAGCCTGCCGGACATCGACGGCGTGCGGATGCACACCGTCGCGCTGTCCGCCGAGGACATTCAGGACCACTACGAGGGCTTCGCCAACGCCACCCTGTGGCCGCTCTACCACGACTCGGTCGAGCAGCCGACGTACCACCGCCGCTGGTGGGAGGCGTACCAACGGGTCAACCAGCGGTTCGCCGACGCGGCGGCCGCCGCCGCCGAACCGGGCGCGATCGTCTGGGTGCAGGACTACCACCTTCAACTGGTGCCGGGGATGCTGCGGGCGCTGCGCCCGGACCTGCTGATCGGGTTCTTCCTGCACGTACCGTTCCCGCCACCGGAGCTGTTCATGCAGCTGCCGCGCCGAGCGGAGTTGATGCTCGGCATGCTCGGCGCCGACCTGGTCGGCTTCCAGCGCGCCCAGGCCGCGCACAACTTCGCTCAACTGGCGACGAAGGTGCTCAAGGTGCCGGCCACCGACCGCCGGATCGCGATCGACGACCGGGTGGTGCGCATCGGTGCTTTCCCGGTCTCGATCAACATGTCCGAGATGGAGTCTCTCGCCGCCCGGCCCGACGTGGTCGAGCGGGCCCGGCAGCTGCGGGCCGACCTCGGTGACCCGCAGCACGTGATCCTCAGTGTGGACCGGATGGACTACACCAAGGGCATCGAGCAGCGACTCAAGGCGTACAGCGAACTGATCGCCGACGGGCACATCAAGGTCCGTGACACGGTGATGGTCCAGGTCGCCGTACCCAGCCGGGAACGGGTCGAGCAGTACCGGATCCTGCGCGACCGGGTCGAACGCGAGGTCGGCCGGATCAACGGCGAGTTCGGCCGGGTCGGCGAACCGGCGATCCACTACCTCAACCAGTCGTTCAGCCGGGCCGACCTGGCGGCGTTGTACCGGGTCGCCGACATCATGGCGGTCACCCCGCTGCGCGACGGGATGAACCTGGTGGCCAAGGAGTACGTCGCCGCCCGGGTCGACGACGACGGTGCCCTGCTGCTCAGCGAGTTCGCCGGAGCCGCAGCCGAATTCCAACAGGCGTACCTGGTCAATCCGCACGACCTCGACGGTCTCAAGTTGACCCTGATGCACGCGTTGGAGGCCGCGCCCACCGACATCGCCGACCGGATGCGGTCGATGCGTGAACACCTGCGCCACCACGACATCCGAGCCTGGGTGCACGGCTACCTGACCTCGCTCGACCGGACCGGTTCGCTCGCCGCCCGACTCACCGCCTGA
- a CDS encoding SRPBCC family protein gives MAESSTKSIVITAPASRVTAVICDFARYPEWTEALERVEVRQEYEDGYAREVFFVLDAGVLADEYTLIYEYAEDISRIEWRLAQPSRMQRRQDGSYEIEDNGDGTTTVTYTLEVDLSVGMLGMFRRKAEKMIMDAALTQLKRRVEQLGAAEAG, from the coding sequence ATGGCGGAGTCCTCCACCAAGTCGATCGTGATCACCGCGCCCGCGTCCCGGGTCACGGCGGTGATCTGCGACTTCGCGCGGTACCCGGAATGGACCGAGGCGCTGGAGCGGGTCGAGGTGCGCCAGGAGTACGAGGACGGCTACGCCCGCGAGGTCTTCTTCGTGCTCGACGCCGGGGTGCTCGCCGACGAGTACACGCTGATCTACGAGTACGCCGAGGACATCTCCCGGATCGAATGGCGGTTGGCGCAACCGTCGCGGATGCAGCGCCGCCAGGACGGCTCGTACGAGATCGAGGACAATGGTGACGGCACCACGACGGTGACCTACACCCTGGAGGTCGACCTCTCCGTCGGCATGCTGGGCATGTTCCGCCGCAAGGCCGAAAAGATGATCATGGACGCGGCGTTGACGCAGCTGAAGCGCCGGGTGGAGCAGCTCGGCGCGGCGGAAGCCGGGTAG
- a CDS encoding response regulator transcription factor — MTTSPTPTTRTKVLLVDDHDLIRKGLRHAFERDRQFEVVGEAATAAEGVRQAGALQPDVVIMDLRLPDGSGLEATRALRKSSSTMGIVVLTMYAGDDQLFGALEAGASAFVPKTAPADEVVAAARHAASSPSAFTAADLAEAMKRRLAPSGPQLSPREGQVLRLLADGMSVAGIAKQLFVSESTAKTHISKLYEKLGAANRAQALMTALRLGLLEAPDAPKF; from the coding sequence ATGACCACCAGCCCCACACCGACCACCCGGACCAAGGTCCTGCTTGTCGATGATCACGACCTCATCCGCAAGGGCCTGCGGCACGCATTCGAGCGGGACCGGCAGTTCGAGGTCGTCGGTGAGGCCGCGACGGCAGCGGAGGGCGTGCGCCAGGCCGGCGCGCTCCAGCCCGATGTCGTGATCATGGATTTGCGACTGCCGGACGGCAGCGGACTCGAAGCGACACGGGCGCTGCGCAAGTCGAGTTCCACGATGGGCATCGTGGTGCTCACCATGTACGCCGGTGACGACCAGTTGTTCGGGGCACTGGAGGCCGGCGCCAGTGCGTTCGTGCCGAAGACCGCGCCCGCGGACGAGGTCGTCGCGGCGGCACGGCACGCGGCCTCCTCCCCCAGCGCGTTCACCGCCGCCGACCTGGCCGAGGCGATGAAACGCCGGCTCGCGCCGTCGGGTCCGCAGCTGTCGCCCCGCGAGGGCCAGGTGCTCCGGCTGCTCGCCGACGGGATGAGCGTGGCGGGCATCGCCAAGCAGCTGTTCGTCAGCGAGTCGACGGCGAAGACGCACATCTCCAAGCTGTACGAAAAGCTCGGGGCGGCCAACCGTGCCCAGGCGCTGATGACCGCGCTGCGGCTGGGCCTGTTGGAGGCTCCGGACGCACCGAAGTTCTGA
- a CDS encoding ROK family glucokinase — MTLTIGVDIGGTKVAGGVVDPDGEVVAQTRHDTPAEDVAKTRDVIVEVVLELAATHPVTAVGIGAAGWIDALRSTVLFAPNIAWRNEPLRDYVSAAVNLPVTVENDANVAAWAEFRYGAARHATDSMVMFTVGTGIGGGIVYGGELIRGAHGIAAELGHMLAVPDGHLCGCGRHGCIEQYASGNALVRFARAGARQEPDRAGALLALAGGDAEAVTGPMVTAAARSGDPVSCEAFAQIGRWLGIGLADLAQILDPEVMVIGGGVVEAGDLLLGPAQRAYTEALAQRVRIPVAEVRAAELGNTAGVVGAADLARRL; from the coding sequence GTGACGCTGACCATCGGAGTCGACATCGGCGGAACCAAGGTCGCCGGCGGCGTCGTCGATCCGGACGGGGAGGTCGTGGCGCAGACCCGGCACGACACACCGGCCGAGGACGTGGCCAAGACGCGGGACGTGATCGTCGAGGTGGTGCTGGAGCTGGCCGCGACGCATCCGGTCACCGCCGTCGGTATCGGTGCCGCCGGCTGGATCGACGCGCTGCGCTCCACGGTCCTGTTCGCCCCGAACATCGCCTGGCGCAACGAACCGCTGCGCGACTACGTCAGCGCGGCGGTCAACCTGCCGGTCACCGTCGAGAACGACGCCAACGTCGCCGCCTGGGCAGAGTTCCGGTACGGTGCCGCCCGGCACGCCACCGACTCGATGGTCATGTTCACCGTCGGCACCGGCATCGGCGGCGGCATCGTCTACGGCGGCGAGCTGATCCGGGGGGCCCACGGCATCGCCGCCGAACTCGGCCACATGCTCGCGGTACCCGACGGCCACCTCTGCGGCTGCGGGCGGCACGGCTGCATCGAGCAGTACGCCAGCGGCAACGCCCTGGTCCGGTTCGCCCGGGCCGGGGCCCGCCAGGAACCGGACCGGGCCGGCGCTCTGCTCGCCCTGGCCGGCGGCGACGCCGAAGCGGTGACCGGCCCGATGGTGACGGCGGCGGCGCGTTCCGGTGACCCGGTCTCCTGCGAGGCGTTCGCTCAGATCGGCCGATGGCTCGGCATCGGACTGGCCGACCTCGCCCAGATTCTCGACCCCGAGGTCATGGTCATCGGCGGTGGCGTGGTGGAAGCCGGCGACCTGCTGCTCGGCCCGGCCCAGCGGGCCTACACCGAAGCCCTGGCTCAGCGGGTCCGGATCCCGGTCGCCGAGGTGCGGGCGGCCGAACTGGGCAACACAGCCGGTGTGGTGGGGGCCGCCGACCTCGCCCGACGGTTGTGA
- a CDS encoding NAD(P)-binding domain-containing protein, whose protein sequence is MPDSADRAHPAAGAADWRDDRSISEQSENVCVIGAGASGLCAVKNLREQGFGVDCYERETGVGGAWNWRHDRSPVYASTHLISSKPFSQYPDFPMPDDWPDYPHHSQLLHYLQRYTDHFDLRRHIWFGTEVVRVTPAEGDRWDVTTRSTGGSGASRTQRYAAVVVANGHNWAPHEPSYDGLSDFTGQVIHAAAYHDAAQLRGRRVLVVGGGNTGCDIAVEAGQQGARCWHSTRRGYWYLPKYVSGRPLDQLHARLSALPLPRWLRQWIRHRVLRLTVGDLTRFGLPAPDHQVLATHPIVNSQLVHHIGHGTVAPVPDVARFRRHTVELADGSEIDPDLVVLATGYRPRFDFLDPGLLGAGPDGRPRLHLHLFAPERPTLSVVGLPQPDIGIFPLVHWQAVLFARWLRARTADPAGAAALTQRLSAAGGRDWHDVAVCDDDSPRHWFEVGHRSYLGALQSSLDSLEVSAR, encoded by the coding sequence GTGCCTGATTCTGCTGACCGCGCCCACCCCGCCGCCGGTGCCGCCGACTGGCGTGACGACCGTTCGATCTCCGAGCAGAGCGAGAACGTCTGTGTGATCGGTGCGGGCGCCAGCGGGCTGTGCGCGGTGAAGAATCTGCGGGAACAGGGGTTCGGGGTCGACTGCTACGAGCGGGAAACCGGCGTCGGCGGTGCCTGGAACTGGCGCCACGACCGCAGCCCGGTGTACGCCAGCACCCATTTGATCTCGTCAAAGCCGTTCAGCCAGTACCCCGACTTTCCGATGCCGGACGACTGGCCTGACTATCCGCACCACAGCCAGCTGCTGCACTACCTGCAGCGCTACACCGACCACTTCGACCTGCGCCGACACATCTGGTTCGGCACCGAGGTGGTCCGGGTCACCCCGGCCGAGGGCGACCGGTGGGACGTGACCACCCGCAGCACCGGCGGCAGCGGCGCCAGCCGCACCCAGCGGTACGCGGCGGTGGTCGTCGCCAACGGGCACAACTGGGCCCCGCACGAACCGTCCTACGATGGACTGTCCGACTTCACCGGTCAGGTGATCCACGCCGCGGCCTACCACGACGCCGCGCAACTGCGCGGCCGCCGGGTACTGGTGGTCGGCGGCGGCAACACCGGCTGTGACATCGCGGTGGAGGCCGGCCAGCAGGGAGCGCGGTGCTGGCACTCCACCCGGCGTGGCTACTGGTACCTGCCCAAGTACGTCTCTGGTCGACCCCTCGACCAACTGCACGCCCGGCTGTCGGCGCTGCCGCTGCCGCGCTGGCTGCGGCAGTGGATCCGCCACCGGGTGCTCCGGCTGACCGTGGGGGACCTGACCCGCTTCGGGCTACCCGCACCGGACCACCAGGTCCTCGCCACCCATCCGATCGTCAACAGTCAGCTGGTGCACCACATCGGGCACGGCACCGTCGCACCGGTGCCGGACGTGGCCAGATTCCGCCGCCACACCGTCGAACTCGCCGACGGCAGTGAGATCGACCCCGATCTGGTCGTGCTCGCCACCGGCTACCGGCCGCGGTTCGACTTCCTCGACCCGGGGCTGCTCGGCGCCGGTCCGGACGGGCGGCCCCGGCTGCACCTGCATCTGTTCGCACCCGAGCGGCCGACCCTGTCGGTGGTCGGCCTGCCACAGCCGGACATCGGGATCTTCCCGCTGGTCCACTGGCAGGCCGTGCTGTTCGCCCGCTGGCTGCGGGCCCGGACGGCGGATCCGGCGGGCGCCGCCGCGCTGACCCAGCGGCTGTCGGCGGCCGGTGGCCGCGACTGGCACGACGTGGCGGTGTGCGACGACGACTCGCCCCGGCACTGGTTCGAGGTCGGCCACCGTAGCTACCTGGGTGCCCTGCAATCGTCCTTGGACAGTCTGGAGGTGTCGGCCCGGTGA
- a CDS encoding alpha/beta fold hydrolase, with product MSPRPPTTRILRTREWADPVPGVRREVLHGEVLRDEGRPPLLFVAGFGHGAWVFAEHWLDRVAERGFPAAAVSLRGHGASAPAPRADLRAYVHDVVQAAAGLPRQAVLVGHGAGALVVAHALARYPARAAVLAAPVLSGWPLLGTALRRHPFGTVPALFGAGLRLRARQLFSRELADEVAKSYVDRLGSASARAQWQLLARQRFEPPVGDPPVLVLGSPDDQVVPVAALNRVARRFGGAPLLFPGMGHDLMLDARWTEPVDAILDWLDAGTG from the coding sequence GTGAGCCCGCGTCCGCCGACCACCCGCATCCTGCGTACCCGGGAGTGGGCCGACCCGGTCCCGGGTGTCCGCCGTGAGGTGCTGCACGGCGAAGTGCTGCGCGACGAGGGTCGGCCACCGCTGCTGTTCGTTGCCGGGTTCGGCCACGGCGCGTGGGTGTTCGCCGAACACTGGCTGGACCGGGTCGCTGAGCGGGGCTTCCCCGCCGCCGCGGTGAGCCTGCGGGGGCACGGCGCCAGCGCCCCGGCACCCCGGGCGGACCTGCGGGCGTACGTCCACGACGTCGTGCAGGCAGCCGCCGGACTGCCCCGCCAGGCGGTGCTGGTCGGGCACGGCGCCGGGGCGCTGGTGGTGGCCCACGCGCTGGCCCGTTACCCGGCGCGGGCGGCGGTGCTGGCCGCGCCGGTGCTCAGCGGCTGGCCCCTGCTCGGTACGGCGTTGCGGCGGCACCCGTTCGGTACCGTACCGGCGCTGTTCGGTGCCGGGCTGCGGCTGCGGGCCCGCCAGTTGTTCAGCCGGGAGTTGGCCGACGAGGTGGCCAAGTCGTACGTGGACCGCCTCGGCTCCGCCTCGGCGCGTGCCCAGTGGCAGCTGCTGGCGCGGCAACGGTTCGAACCGCCGGTCGGCGATCCGCCGGTGCTGGTGCTCGGCAGCCCGGACGACCAGGTGGTGCCGGTGGCCGCCCTGAACCGGGTGGCCCGGCGCTTCGGCGGGGCGCCGCTGCTCTTTCCCGGCATGGGACACGACCTGATGCTCGACGCCCGCTGGACCGAGCCGGTGGACGCGATCCTCGACTGGCTGGACGCCGGCACCGGCTGA
- a CDS encoding GAF domain-containing sensor histidine kinase produces the protein MSASTSDVPRPHPLAVVARLVMLALVAVLILITTRDVAELWWVALLAVAGVPAVVAPRHPVVAPVGRVAEVIVVGLATSEVAAAANVRGAIGAGLGASAMLPYLSVPLTVAVLQRRTRQAAGLLAVAAGTLAVCGLLTVIDGERQITQLGYVAVSAQWLILASLGILAAGTLQQVMQARGDTKPAPYAEATRLLTQLRSVARQLPGATLDPGSISEHLIEELRTVAPTGRTAVLSGSGGGRLVVLAQAGLERVDWETTLDADSAIADAWASQLPQTAARSQARSHPGGDVSALVVPLVAGVRTVGLVILETDSANAYPPPVVARITALTRPAALRLEAALLFDEVRSLATNEERQRLAREIHDGVAQELVMVGYGIDNALATLPDGADETAEDLRTLRGEVTRVITELRLSLFELRSEVDRHGGLAAAIAEYARTVGSSGRLRVHLSLDESGARLPAATEAELLRIAQEAITNARKHAGAANLWVTCDIDPPYAQIEVSDDGQGIADQRPDGRYGLAIMAERAERIRGRLEIRPRHPSGTTVAVVLGTSPRRDSVRDSVTASEGE, from the coding sequence GTGTCCGCATCGACGTCCGACGTGCCCCGCCCGCATCCACTCGCGGTCGTGGCCCGCCTGGTCATGCTCGCGCTCGTCGCCGTACTGATTCTGATCACCACCCGGGACGTGGCCGAGCTGTGGTGGGTCGCGTTGCTCGCGGTCGCCGGTGTCCCGGCCGTCGTGGCGCCCCGGCACCCGGTCGTCGCCCCGGTCGGACGGGTCGCCGAGGTGATCGTCGTCGGCCTCGCCACCAGCGAGGTGGCCGCCGCGGCGAACGTCCGCGGCGCGATCGGCGCCGGGCTGGGCGCGTCGGCGATGCTGCCGTACCTGTCGGTGCCGTTGACCGTGGCGGTGCTGCAGCGGCGGACCCGCCAGGCCGCCGGGCTGCTCGCCGTGGCCGCCGGCACGCTGGCCGTCTGCGGGCTGCTCACCGTGATCGACGGTGAGCGGCAGATCACCCAGCTGGGCTACGTGGCGGTCAGCGCGCAGTGGCTGATCCTGGCCAGCCTCGGCATCCTGGCCGCCGGCACCCTGCAACAGGTGATGCAGGCGCGCGGTGACACCAAGCCGGCACCGTACGCCGAGGCCACCCGGCTACTCACCCAGCTGCGCAGCGTCGCCCGGCAGCTGCCCGGTGCCACCCTCGACCCGGGCAGCATCTCCGAACACCTGATCGAGGAGCTGCGGACGGTGGCGCCGACCGGGCGTACCGCCGTGCTGTCCGGCAGTGGCGGTGGCCGGCTGGTGGTCCTGGCCCAGGCCGGGCTGGAGCGGGTGGACTGGGAGACGACGCTGGACGCCGACTCCGCCATCGCCGATGCCTGGGCCAGCCAGTTGCCGCAGACGGCGGCCCGGTCGCAGGCCCGGTCACATCCGGGTGGGGACGTCTCGGCGCTGGTGGTCCCGCTGGTGGCCGGGGTGCGTACCGTCGGCCTGGTGATCCTGGAGACGGACAGCGCCAACGCCTACCCGCCCCCGGTGGTGGCCCGGATCACCGCGCTGACCCGGCCTGCGGCGCTGCGGCTGGAGGCCGCCCTGCTGTTCGACGAGGTCCGCTCGCTGGCGACCAACGAGGAGCGGCAACGGCTGGCCCGGGAGATCCACGACGGGGTCGCCCAGGAGTTGGTGATGGTCGGCTACGGCATCGACAACGCGCTGGCCACGCTGCCGGACGGCGCGGACGAGACGGCCGAGGATCTGCGGACGCTGCGCGGCGAGGTCACCCGGGTGATCACCGAGCTGCGGCTGAGCCTGTTCGAGCTGCGCAGCGAGGTCGACCGGCACGGCGGGCTGGCCGCCGCGATCGCCGAATACGCCCGTACCGTCGGCTCGTCCGGCCGGCTGCGGGTGCACCTGTCGCTCGACGAGTCCGGCGCCCGGCTGCCGGCGGCGACCGAGGCGGAACTGCTGCGGATCGCCCAGGAGGCGATTACCAATGCGCGCAAGCACGCTGGCGCGGCGAATCTCTGGGTCACCTGTGACATAGACCCCCCCTATGCGCAAATAGAAGTGTCGGATGACGGTCAGGGGATCGCTGACCAGCGTCCGGACGGCCGCTACGGTCTTGCGATCATGGCGGAGAGAGCGGAACGTATCCGGGGCCGGTTGGAGATCAGGCCACGACACCCGAGCGGAACGACCGTGGCGGTGGTGCTCGGAACCTCGCCCCGGCGCGATAGCGTGCGCGATAGCGTGACAGCATCAGAAGGGGAGTAG